CGAATCTTCAGGAAGGGCAATCCATTGACGCTAAATTTATGATCAGGAAACTGATTACTTTTCCGCCATTGATCGGTTGTCTTCTTGCATTGACTTTATCTCAGTTTATTGATTTTAGTGTTGTCGAACCTTTTTTTGATAAACTCGTGGCGACAGTAGGACCATTGGCACTATTTTCTATCGGTTTACAGTTGAAATTCGAGGGTTGGCGCCAACAGTTCGCACAGATAAGTACAGCTATGATCTATAAATTGATTTTGGCTCCCACATTGGTTTTGCTATTTGCATTGTTACTTGGAGTAAAAGGACCTATGGCGCGAATCAGTATTTTCGAAGCTGCCATGCCTACCTTGGTCACCTCCGGGATCATCGCTGAACAATATCATCTCAATGCAAAATTGGTGAATCTTGTTATCGGTTTTAGTATTGTAATAGGGCTAATAACAACGGCCTTATGGGATCTTGTGATCCGGTTTGTGATTGGCTAATGTTTAGCTCAACTTTTTGAAGAGCTTCGATTCCAGGTGGGAGACAATGCCTTGTGTATTAAAATGATAGTGCCAACAACTTTTTTGTTATTCAGTTGTTATAGCATTATAACCATCTATAAAGGAGGTATATTATGAACCTGATACATAGAATTGAACATTGGGGAAATGTCCATCATCCACAATGGATTGATTACTTAAGAATTGCCTTGGGCATAATGATCTTGGCCAAGGGTATAACTTTTGTAAATGATAGGCAAGTGGTTGAGCACATGATCGAACAAAGTAGCTTTCATCTTTCGATTTGGGGAGCTGTTCACTATGTGGTATTTACGCATTTGGTTGGCGGGTTATTCCTTATTTTGGGTTTTCAAACTCGTTTAGCTTCTTTGTTATTGTTGCCAGTCTTGGTGGGAGCTGTATTTTTTGTTAATATCACCAATGGTTTTAGTTATGTGAATTCCGAATTGTGGCTTTCTATAGTCGTATTCTTTTTGTTGATCTTTTTTATGGTCATGGGATCTGGAAAATATTCCCTTGACAATATGATGAACAAACCAGGATATAAAAGGGATATCTAAAAAAGAAGCTCCTTCATAGATGAAGGAGCTTTTATGTTGTACTTATTACTTGCTTTGATTGTCAATCCAATTGCGTGCATTGACGAAAGCTTCTAACCAAGGAGAAACTTCATCCTGACGTCCTTTTGGATAGTTTGCCCAATGCCATTGGAAAATTGAGCGCTCGATATGCGGCATTGTGGCCAAATGGCGACCAGTTTTATCGCAGATCATCGCTGTATTGTAATCCGAGCCATTTGGATTGTGTGGATATTGCTCATAACCGTATTTCGCAACAATATTGTATTGTTCCTCTGCATACGGTAGATTGAATTTTCCTTCACCATGTGAAATCCAAACACCCAATGTACTTCCTGCTAATGTGGAAAGCATAACGGAGTTATTTTCCTGAACTTTCACGGAAATGAAATTTGATTCGTGTTTGCCCGAAGTGTTGTGCAACATTTTACCATGAACCTCGTGCTCCGGATTAATCATTTCCAATTCCATAAACAACTGGCATCCATTACAGATACCAACCGAAAGCGTGTCTGGGCGTGCAAAGAAATCGGTCAATGCCTTTTTCGCTTTTTCATTGTAGAGAAATGCTCCGGCCCATCCTTTTGCCGAACCCAGTACATCCGAGTTGGAGAATCCACCAACAGCACCTATAAATTGAATGTCTTCCAAAGTCTCACGGCCTGAAATCAAGTCAGTCATATGAACATCCTTCACATCAAAACCTGCTAAGAACATCGCATTTGCCATCTCGCGTTCCGAGTTGGAGCCCTTTTCCCGAAGAATTGCCGCTTTTGGACGTGCTTTACTTCCATCGATCACCGGTTTTTTGCCGTTGAACTGACTTGGGAAGGTAAATGTTAAAGGTTGATTTTTATAGTTATCGAAACGTTGTTGTGCAGTTCCGTTTTTCGATTGTTTCGAATCCAATAGGAATGAAGTGGTCGACCAAACATCACGTGTTGCCGCAACATCAAAGCTGAAGTTCTCTTCTCCGTTTTTGATGGTAACGGTGCTTCCTGCTACTGCATGGCCAATTTTTATGGCATCTACGCCAGCTTCTTTAACAGCTTGCTCGAAAACAGTATCATTTTTAGCTTGAAGTACAAGTCCAATATTTTCACTGAACAATACTTTTACAGCATCAGACTCATTTAATCCCGAAAGGTCATAATTTGCAGCCAAATTCACATCTGCAAATGTCATTTCCAAAAGGGTCGTGATCAAACCACCGGATCCGATATCATGACCGGCTTCGATTTGGTTATCGTTGATTAATTGCTGAACGGTATTGAATGCTGTTTTGAAATAGTTCGCATCTTGGATTGTAGGAACTTCTGTACCTAATTTGTTGACAATCTGAGCGAAAGACGAACCACCTAATTTGAAGTTGTCTTTTGATAGATTGATGTAGTAAATGGATCCTGCATTTTTGTTTAAGACAGGTTCAACTATTTTGGTAATATCCGTACAATTTCCAGCTGCTGAAATAATCAATGTACCAGGAGCAATTACATTCTCACCATTTGGATATTTTTGCTTCATCGACAGGGAGTCTTTTCCTGTAGGGATATTGATTCCTAATGCGATTGCAAAATCCGAACAAGCTTTGACAGCCTGATAAAGTCGAGCATCTTCACCTTCGTTATTTGCTGCCCACATCCAGTTGGCTGACAATGAGATGCCTGCAAGACCATTTATAATCGGTGCAAATACGATATTTGATAATGATTCTGCGATAGCAGTTTTACTAGCCGCTGCCGGATCAATTAATGCTGCTACAGGGGAGTGTCCTATCGTTGTTGCAATACCCTCTTTTCCTTTGTAATCAAGAGCCATGACACCAACGTTATTTAAAGGTAACTGTAATGGACCTGCACATTGTTGTTTGGCAACACGGCCACCCACACAACGGTCCACTTTATTGGTCAACCAATCTTTGGAAGCCACAGCCTCCAATTGTAGTACCTGATTTAAATAGCTTGGGATATTCGCGGAATCATAGGTAAGATCCGCATAATTACGAGCAACTATTTTATCACGCATAAAGGTCTTTGGTGATGAACCAAAGAAATCCTCTAAGGCATAATCCATTGGTTTGGCACCATTGCTTTTTGATGCAAATGTGAAGCGGTGATCTCCGGTGACGTCACCTACGGTGTACATTGGTGCACGTTCACGATCAGCAACACGCTTTAGGATTGCAATATCATCTTCAGCAATCACCAGGCCCATTCTTTCCTGAGACTCATTACCGATGATTTCTTTTGCTGAAAGAGTAGGGTCACCTACCGGAAGTGCATCAAGATCAATTAAACCGCCTGTTTCCTCTACCAATTCGGATAGACAGTTGAGGTGTCCACCAGCGCCATGGTCATGAATAGAAACAATTGGGTTATGATCTGCTTCAACTAAGCTTCGTACAGCATTGGCCGCACGTTTTTGCATTTCCGGATTTGAGCGTTGAATGGCATTCAATTCAATGCCTGACCCGAAAGCGCCTGTATCAGCAGAGGATACTGCTGCACCTCCCATACCGATACGGTAATTTTCACCTCCTAAGATGACGATTTTATCACCTATTTTTGGGGTATGTTTTTTGGCTTGATCCAATTTTCCATAACCGACACCACCAGCTTGCATGATGACTTTGTCATAACCAAGCTTACGGCCTTCTTCTTCATGTTCGAAGGTTAGTACAGATCCCGTAATCAAGGGTTGTCCAAATTTATTCCCGAAGTCAGAAGCTCCATTGGAAGCTTTGATGAGGATATCCACTGGTGTTTGGTAAAGCCATTGGCGTTCTGGCATTGCTTTCTCCCAAGGACGATCTTGCAATAGACGTGAATAGGCTGTCATATAGACCGCGGTACCCGCCAAAGGAATCGCGCCTTGACCACCGGCCATACGGTCACGAATTTCACCACCAGATCCTGTCGCCGCTCCAGAGAAAGGCTCTACAGTTGTTGGGAAATTGTGGGTTTCGGCTTTTACGGATAAAACAGAATCGAAAGATTTTTCCTCGTAAAAGTCAGGCTTGTCAGCGGATTTAGGTGCAAACTGGGTGACCCGTGGGCCTTTAATAAAGGCTACGTTGTCTTTATACGCAGAAACAATCTCATTTGGATTTGTTTCGGAAGTTTTCTTGATTAATTTAAATAGGGAAGTAGGTTGTTCTTCACCATCAATGATAAATGTACCATTGAAAATCTTATGTCTACAGTGCTCAGAATTGGCTTGTGAAAAAGCAAAGACCTCGGAGTCTGTTAAAAGACGGCCCAATTTGGTGGCAAGATTGTTTAGGTAGGCCACTTCTTCCGGATTTAATGCCAATCCTTCGGATTTGTTGTAGGCATCAATGTCTTCAATTTCCAAGATAGGTTCTGGTGTGATGTTGACCGTGTACATATCCTGCGTCAACGTACTGAACTTTTGTGAAATCATTGGATCGAAATCATTGAAATCTGCTGGTACCGGTTGAAATTCTTCGATACGAACAATTCCTTCAATACCCATGTTCTGTGTGATTTCTACTGCATTGGTACTCCAAGGAGTGACCATCGCTGCGCGGGGGCCTACAAAGTAATGGTTAAGGGTTTGGTCGTCGAGTTTTTTGGCGTTGCCGAATAGCCAGTTGAGTTTAGTAATGTCTTCTTGTGATAAAGAGTTTACGCTTTGAACACCATATACGGTGTTCGATGGGTTCTCAAAGAAATGAATCATTATAAATGTTTGTTTTGAACGTTCTTCAAATTAAAGCACAAAGTTACATATTATTTTTATGGAAATGATTGAATTTTGATTAAAAAATAGCGGTTACTATTCGGTTTAAAAACAGTGAAATAGCGGTTCTTATGTAAATAAATGTAAAGTTGTGTTAATTCGTGTAAATAAATGTTATCATTCTACCCGCTGTTAGGATAGGTCGCTTGTAGGTGGTAGATTCGTAAACCCTATTCCCTATGAGTATAACATGATCGAGCCTTGGGATGTAGATCTAACGCGCATCCCAAGGCAAAGATTGAATTAGGCTGTCGATCAACCAACTTCATAGTCATCTTCTATTCGATTTTTTTCAATCTTTAAAAATCCTGTTTTCTCAGTGCATTATAACGAGCAAGGTGGGTGGCAATCAGGATATGGCAGATTGCAAAGAATGCGAGTAACAGTAAGACTATAGTCGGGTGAGCGCCTGGGAAAATGCATGTATTGACAGGGATAAATTGATATACTACGCAATTATAATTGCATACAAAGTCAAATTTATCTAAGTTTGTGCATCAAATCAAATTCGAGATGAACATTTCATATAATTGGTTAAAACAACACGTTAATATAGATTCGACGCCGGAGGAATTATCTTTGATCTTGACAAACACAGGATTGGAAGTAGAGGCACTGGACGTTGTACAGAGTATCCCCGGTGGATTGGATGGTTTGGTCGTTGGCGAAGTAAAAACTTGTGAGCAACACCCGAATGCTGATAAATTGCGCATTACTACAGTTGATGTAGGCACTTCTGAATTACTAAATATCGTATGTGGGGCGCCAAATTGCCGTACTGGATTGAAAGTAATTGTGGCAACAGTAGGTACAACATGTCACCCCTTGAGCGGAGAACCCTTTAAGATTACCAAATCTAAAATTCGTGGCGAAGTATCCGAAGGTATGTTATGTGGTGAGGATGAAATCGGTTTAGGTACATCGCATGCCGGTATTGTTGAATTGCCAGCTGATGTTGCGGTAGGGACATTGGTGAAAGATCATTTCAATATTCAGGATGATTACCGTTACGAAATAGGCCTTACACCGAATCGTGCGGATGCGGCATCCCATTTAGGTGTAGCACGCGATATCGCTGCTTATTTCCGTACGAATATCCTAAAAGCGGATGTTTCGGCCTTTCAAGCGGCTGAGGAAGCTGGTACAGCTGTTGTCGTCGAAGACACCGCAGCTTGTCCACGTTATAGCGGGATCAATATTTCCGGTGTTCAGGTTGCAGAATCGCCTGATTG
The window above is part of the Sphingobacterium sp. ML3W genome. Proteins encoded here:
- a CDS encoding AEC family transporter, whose amino-acid sequence is MVNFIMIAFCIAAGMLLRRTNLIHGEAHKGINTWILYFALPAVSFKYIPKIVWSSQLLFPIFSAVLVWAGSWLFMEWYCKRKSYKQRSRSSLELAAGYSNTSFIGFPLIMAYFGEAQLPIAIICDQTTFILLATAGIINALKANLQEGQSIDAKFMIRKLITFPPLIGCLLALTLSQFIDFSVVEPFFDKLVATVGPLALFSIGLQLKFEGWRQQFAQISTAMIYKLILAPTLVLLFALLLGVKGPMARISIFEAAMPTLVTSGIIAEQYHLNAKLVNLVIGFSIVIGLITTALWDLVIRFVIG
- a CDS encoding DoxX family protein; translation: MNLIHRIEHWGNVHHPQWIDYLRIALGIMILAKGITFVNDRQVVEHMIEQSSFHLSIWGAVHYVVFTHLVGGLFLILGFQTRLASLLLLPVLVGAVFFVNITNGFSYVNSELWLSIVVFFLLIFFMVMGSGKYSLDNMMNKPGYKRDI
- the purL gene encoding phosphoribosylformylglycinamidine synthase, whose protein sequence is MIHFFENPSNTVYGVQSVNSLSQEDITKLNWLFGNAKKLDDQTLNHYFVGPRAAMVTPWSTNAVEITQNMGIEGIVRIEEFQPVPADFNDFDPMISQKFSTLTQDMYTVNITPEPILEIEDIDAYNKSEGLALNPEEVAYLNNLATKLGRLLTDSEVFAFSQANSEHCRHKIFNGTFIIDGEEQPTSLFKLIKKTSETNPNEIVSAYKDNVAFIKGPRVTQFAPKSADKPDFYEEKSFDSVLSVKAETHNFPTTVEPFSGAATGSGGEIRDRMAGGQGAIPLAGTAVYMTAYSRLLQDRPWEKAMPERQWLYQTPVDILIKASNGASDFGNKFGQPLITGSVLTFEHEEEGRKLGYDKVIMQAGGVGYGKLDQAKKHTPKIGDKIVILGGENYRIGMGGAAVSSADTGAFGSGIELNAIQRSNPEMQKRAANAVRSLVEADHNPIVSIHDHGAGGHLNCLSELVEETGGLIDLDALPVGDPTLSAKEIIGNESQERMGLVIAEDDIAILKRVADRERAPMYTVGDVTGDHRFTFASKSNGAKPMDYALEDFFGSSPKTFMRDKIVARNYADLTYDSANIPSYLNQVLQLEAVASKDWLTNKVDRCVGGRVAKQQCAGPLQLPLNNVGVMALDYKGKEGIATTIGHSPVAALIDPAAASKTAIAESLSNIVFAPIINGLAGISLSANWMWAANNEGEDARLYQAVKACSDFAIALGINIPTGKDSLSMKQKYPNGENVIAPGTLIISAAGNCTDITKIVEPVLNKNAGSIYYINLSKDNFKLGGSSFAQIVNKLGTEVPTIQDANYFKTAFNTVQQLINDNQIEAGHDIGSGGLITTLLEMTFADVNLAANYDLSGLNESDAVKVLFSENIGLVLQAKNDTVFEQAVKEAGVDAIKIGHAVAGSTVTIKNGEENFSFDVAATRDVWSTTSFLLDSKQSKNGTAQQRFDNYKNQPLTFTFPSQFNGKKPVIDGSKARPKAAILREKGSNSEREMANAMFLAGFDVKDVHMTDLISGRETLEDIQFIGAVGGFSNSDVLGSAKGWAGAFLYNEKAKKALTDFFARPDTLSVGICNGCQLFMELEMINPEHEVHGKMLHNTSGKHESNFISVKVQENNSVMLSTLAGSTLGVWISHGEGKFNLPYAEEQYNIVAKYGYEQYPHNPNGSDYNTAMICDKTGRHLATMPHIERSIFQWHWANYPKGRQDEVSPWLEAFVNARNWIDNQSK